Below is a window of Desulfobacteraceae bacterium DNA.
ATCCTGGTGGGGCAGGACAAGAAGATTCTCGGGGCCCACATCCTGTCGGACAACGCCGCCGGTCTGCTCAATACCCTGGGTTTCGCCATGCGCCACGGCATTGCGGCGGATGCGCTGTACTGGCAGAACATCATGAGCCCCTACCCGTCCCGTGAAAGCGACCTGATTTACATGCTCAAACCGTTTCTGGACTAGCCGGGGCATGGCGACCCACCAGCACCCGGTCCGGGGGCGGCTGAACGCCTTTTTGCTCGACCGCCTGGAAGGGTTCATGGACCGCGTCTACGGCGGCCGCAAGCGGGCCATTTTCGGCGGCCTGCCGGCCCGCGTGGTGGAGATCGGGCCCGGCCCGGGGGCCAACCTGCGCTACTACGCCCCGGGAACCACCGTGATCGCCGTCGAGCCCAACCCCAGGATGCACCCCGCGCTGCGGGAAAACGCCGCCCGTTATGGGCTCAAGCTTGAAATTCGCGGGGTCGGGGGGGAGCGGTTGGATATCGCGACTGCCAGCGTGGGGGCGGTGGTGGGCACCCTGGTCCTCTGCACGGTGGGAAACCCGCGCCAGGTGGTATCCGAGATTTACCGGATTTTAAAGCCCGGCGGCCGCTATCTGTTTCTGGAGCAC
It encodes the following:
- a CDS encoding class I SAM-dependent methyltransferase, producing MATHQHPVRGRLNAFLLDRLEGFMDRVYGGRKRAIFGGLPARVVEIGPGPGANLRYYAPGTTVIAVEPNPRMHPALRENAARYGLKLEIRGVGGERLDIATASVGAVVGTLVLCTVGNPRQVVSEIYRILKPGGRYLFLEHVAAPPGSGLRRLQGILQAPWKWLFEGCHLNRDTHRVLGEVGFRRIEMDCFMLPSAVMPFTPHIFGMALK